Part of the Paludisphaera borealis genome, CGGATCGCCAAGCGGATCGACCACTCGCTCCTGGGCCCCACGCTGACGGAGTCCGAGTTAGAGGAAGGCTGCCGAATCGCGGCTGAATACGACGTCGCCAGCGTGTGCATCAAGCCGTTCGCCGTCTCCCTCGCCACGCGGCTGCTGAGCGGGACCAACGTCGAGGTCGGCACGACCATCGGCTTCCCGCATGGCGGTCACGCCACCTCCGTGAAGGTGTTCGAATCTCAGCAGGCGATCGACGACGGCGCGACCGAGCTGGACATGGTCGTGAACATCGGCCAGGTCCTCGGCGGCAATTGGAGCGAGGTGGCGTCCGACATCGGCGCGGTAGTCAAGGCGGCGCACGGCCGCGGGGCGATCGTGAAGGTGATCTTCGAGAACTGCTACCTGAACGACGAGCAGAAGATCCAACTCTGCCGGATCTGCGGCGAGGTCGGCGCCGATTACGTCAAGACGTCGACCGGCTACGGGACCGGCGGCGCGACCCACGAAGACCTGATCCTGATGCGGAAATCGTCGCCTCCGCAGGTGAAGCTCAAAGCGGCCGGCGGCGTGCGGACGCTCGACCAGGCGATCGCCGTCGTCGACCTCGGCTGCGACCGCTTCGGCGCCTCGAAGACCGCCGAGATCCTCGACGAGCTGAAGGGGCGGTTGAAGTCGAAGTCGTAACCAGGACGGCCGGCGGTCAGCCGCAGCCGGGCGAGCGTCGAGCGTGGGTTTCAATCCGCTCGACGCCGTCGTCCTTGCCGATGATCAGAACGTCGCAAAGGCCGATGAACAGGCCGGTCTCGAACACGCCGACGACCGATTTCAGGCGGGAGTCGAGGTCGGCCGGGTCGTCGATGCCGGGGAATCGGCAGTCGATGATCAGATTGCCGCCGTCGGTCACGAACGAGAGGCCGTCGGCGTTGCGGCGCAGCTCGGTCTCGGAGCCGAGCCGCTGGAGCCGTCGCTCGATGTGCTTGGCACCCATCCGGCTGACCTCGACGGGGACCGATGCGCCGACGCCCAGGCGGTCGACCTGCTTGTCGTCGGTCACGACCGTCACCCGCCGCTTGGCGACGCAAGCGACGATCTTCTCGCGGAGCAAAGCGCCCCCGCGCCCCTTGATCATCCGGAACTCGGAATCGATCTCGTCGGCGCCGTCGATGTTGAGATCGAGGGCCGGCACGTCGTCGATGTCGCGAAGTTCGACGCCCAGCTCGCGGGCCAGCTCGGCAGTCGCCAGGCTGGTCGGCACGGCGACGAAGGTGAGCCCCTCATCGCGGATTCGCTCGCCCAGGCGGCGGAGCATCAGCGAGGCCGTCGTACCCGTCCCGAGCCCGACGGTCATCCCCGACTCGACCAGTTCAGCCGCACTCCGTGCCGCCCGAGCTTTCGCGGAATCGAATTCTTCTGACACGGCGGCACGCCCAAAATTGTGGAGGGACAAGTCTTGGCTGCCGGCCGGTGCCGGCCCCGGAACCCCATCGGGGTACGTCAATCGTCGGGCTCGATACGGAATCGGGGCGACTGGATTCGAACCAGCGACCTCCTGCTCCCAAGGCAGGCGCGCTAACCAAGCTGCGCTACGCCCCGTGTCGCGTCCCAGACTCGACCACACGCATCCTATGCGGATCGCGGGATATCGGTCAAGGGAAGGATTGAAGCGCAAAACGCTCATACCGAGCCGGACCTTCGGCCCGTGCGGTCGAGGCGGTCAACGCCCTGAGGCAGCCTGGGCGTCTTCGGTGATGCGCGGGGCAGGAGGCGAGACGAACAAGGGCCAGCGGATTCGAGCCTCGACGTGCGGCTCACGCGTCCAGGTGAGCCGTCCCCGGTGCTCGGAGATCACACGCGCCAGCAACGGCAGCGACAGCGATCCCGTCGCCGCCGCCAGCGAGCCCCGGGCGGGGAAGGGGTCGGATACTGCGGCCTCGGGCTGAGTGAGGTCCGACGCCTGCTCGCGCCACGCGAGCTGGAAGCAGCCGCCGTCGGTCGCCCACTTCAAGAACGCTCGGCCGCCCCGGGGCATCGACTCGGCGCGCCAGGCGACGAAGGCGTCGATCGCCGTGATCAGGCGCATCGCGTCAAACTCGCCGATCGCCTCGCGGTCGGGCGGTTCAAGCGTCAGCGTGTTCCCGTTCTGCTGGAACCAGGCGGCCCAGCCCCTCGATCGCTCGTCCACCAGCGACCCGAACCGCAGCTTCATGAGCGTCAGCGGCATAGTTCGGTAGATGGTCGAAAGCCGCTCGAAAAGCTGCTCGACCGCGCAGTACGTCTGGTCCAGTTCCCCCCAACGCTCGGACAGCGGACCGGGCGACGACCGTTTCGCCAGGTAGAAGCTCATCTTCATGCCGTTGAGCAGGTTGCGGCAGCGATGATTGAAATCGCTGAGCGCGTGGCGAAGTGGACCGAGCTGGTCGTCGTCGACGAACCGTAATAAGGAGCTGCTGAGTCCATCATCCGCCGATCCATCACGCGGTCGTGGGCACATCAAGTTCCACCTGACTAAAGAGTTGCAGCCGGTCGGCGGCGGCCCGTGATCGCGCGGCTCTCGACCGGCGGACGAGGCTCGGCAAGGCGTCGAGATACTCAACGAGGTTTCGGCGACGCCACGCAAGACGCCTGTGAACAGGGGACGATCGATTCGGAGTGACTCTGGGGATACGAACGAGGCTCAAAGCAAATCGGGCGCCATCGCCGGCCGAGCCGCGGGCGGCTCCCGGTCACGAATGCTAGCTCCAACCCCAACTACGACTTGAGGACGAGCGACGACCCAGCTTCTCAGGTCGTCGCTCGTCCTCAAAGGGACATCTGAATTCTCGAAATCGAAACCAGCCCTCTGAAATGGGAAGCCAGGTGCATTCCCCGGTGGTTGCGAGGCCGATCCCTCGGATGCTCACCCGCCGCGGATCAGCGAGCTGACGCGGTCGAATTCTTCCTGGGTGTTGTAGTCGATGATGATCTGCCCCTTCTCGGGGGTCCGCGAGCGGATCAGGACGGCGGTTCCGAACCGCTGGTGAAGCTGCTGCTCCAGCTCCGTGATGTGGGGCGCCCGAACCGCGTTGGCATGAGCGGGGTCTTTGCGAACCCGCGTCCGCGACGGCGTCGGGACGCCGGTGGCGACCAGGGCCTCGGTCTGCCGGACCGACAGCCGTTCGGCGATCACCCGCCGGCAGGCGACGATCTGGGTCTCGGCGTCGGGCAGGCCCAGTAGGGCGCGGGCGTGCCCCTGAGTGATCTCGGAGTCGCGGACGGCGAGGAGAATCTCGTCGGGAAGCTCCAGCAGCCGGATCAGGTTGGAAACGGTCGAACGGTCGAGGCCGAGGCGGCCGGCGAGTTCTTCCTGGGTTCCCCCGTACCGCGAGAGGTACTCGCGAAACGCGGTCGCCTTATCGACCGCGTTGAGGTCCTCGCGCTGGAGGTTCTCGACCATGGCCAGCTCGAAGACCCGCTGGTCGTCAAGCTCCATCACCCGGGCCGGAATCGCGTGGAGCTGGGCCTCGATGCTGGCGCGGAGCCGGCGCTCGCCGGCGATGAGCTGGTAGCGGTCGCCGACGGCGCGCACCAGGATCGGCTGGATCATCCCGTGCTGGCGGATCGAGTCGGCCAGCGACGCGATCTCGGCCGCCGGGAAGTGCCGGCGCGGTTGATAAGGATTGGGGTCGATCTGATCGACCGGTGCGTGGATCAGCTCCGATTCTTCGAGCGAGCCCGGCTCGAAGCCCCCTTCTTCCCGTCCGAGGAGCGCTTCCAGCCCACGTCCCAAGCGTCGTTTATTCACGGTCGATGACCTCCATGACAAGTTCCGTGTAGGCCCGGGCGCCCCGAGCCCTCGGGGCGTAGTCGAGGACGCTCCGGCCGTGGCTGGGCGCCTCGCTGATATGCACGTCGCGGGGGATGAGCGACTCGAACACCGTCTCGTCGAAATACTGGCGGACCTCGCCGACGACCTCGTTGGCCAGGTCGAGAGCCGGGTCGTACATGGTCAGGACGATCCCGCCGATTTCGAGCCGGTGGTTGTCTCGCGCCTTGGTCTGCCGCGCCAGTTCGATGATCTGCGACAGACCTTCCATCGCGAAATACTCGCACTGGATCGGGATGTACAGCTCGGCCGAAGCCCCCAGGGCCGCCCGGGTGAGCTGGCCCAGGGAAGGCGGACAATCAAGGAAGACGTAGTCGAACCGGCTCAACTCGCCGGTGAGCTGCTGGCGCAACGTCGAAGCGCGCTGGCGGTTCGACGCCGACAGCGCATCGGCGTCGGCCAGGCTCTGCGACCCCGGCAGCACGAACAGGTTCGGCTGCGACGTCTCGGCCACCGTCTCGCTCAGCGGCTTGCCCGCGAGCAGCGGGTGCCGTTGCGCGGGTTCGACGCCCAGCCCACTGGTCGCGTTGCACTGGGGATCGACGTCGATCACCAGGGCCGTACGACCCGACTTGGCAAGACCGGCCGCGATGTTGATCGCGGTCGTCGTCTTCCCCACGCCCCCCTTCTGGTTGGCCACACTGATGATCTTGGCCATGTCGTGACAACGTCCTCCGCGCAAGCCCCCGGGCAATCCTTCTGGCGTCATCATCGGCTGCTGCGCGCGGAAACTCGACCCGTCCCGCGCCGTCCCGAATCTTCTCGGACACTCCGCTCCAGGTCAGGCAAGCAAGGCAAAATCGGCCGGCTTCGACACGCATTCGAGACCCGCGCCGAACTTCGCAACCTGCCGAGTCGCCCAGAGAGACCAACTCACCGCGACCCGCAGAGGTGTTCGGGACGAATGCCCGATCGGGCGTGCCCCGGATGGCGAAACGCCTTCCCTACTCGGCCTCGTTACTAGGCGAGCATGCACGGAAGCGGGCGGTTGAACTCGCGCGAGGAATAGCGCGTAGCCGGATTTCGGATTGAAAACAGGCGGAAAAAGCTGGAGACGGCGGCCGCTTCGTCATTTTCTCTGATCTTGGCACCGGTCCTGCTCTTGGTGAAGAGCGATCCTTGTGGGCCGTCGTGCGTCCCACATCTCGGTCGAAGGTCGGCGAATGACCGATCTCGATCGTCCTCTTTGAAGAGACTCTCCCGATGGACCCAATGGTGGAAGTGTCGGCCCTCGAGATCCTGGTCTTTCCCATCTTCTGGGGAATGCTAGGTTGTTGCAGCCTGGGTGCGACAGCGCTCTTGTGTCTGAAGGCCCTGGAGCGACTGGCGAGCCGGATCGGTGGAAAAACCTCAGCGATCCATGATTCGCGCCGCATCGGCCTCTAGCGCATCGCTGTACGCCACCGGGTACGCGACGTCGGAGTCGAGCTTTCTCAACGCCTCGGGGAGCGCCGTGATCTGCGCCTTGCAGCGCTCGCGGATCGCTTCCAGCGACGGCGGCGGATCGACGAGGCGTCCTTGCCGGAGAACCGGGACGAGCAGCGCTTCACCGTCGGCCGGCGGCGGCTCGTCGGCTCGGGCGACGAGGTCGCCCACAAAGCGGCCGGCGGCGTCGCGACGACGGTATACCTGCTTCGCCATCGGGTACGTCTTCTTCCCCGGCGCGAGCTTGTACCGCCCCCTGCCCTCCAGCTCGACGAGCTTGTAGACCATCGAGAGCGCCGGGCCGTCGCGCGAGGTGACCAGTTCGGTGCCGATCCCGTAGCCGTCGATCGGCGCGCCGGCGGCGACTAGCGCGGCAAGCTGGTTCTCGTCGACGTCGCCCGAGCCGAGGATCTTGACGTCCCGGCGGCCGTGCGCGTCGAGGATCGCCCGGGCCTGGCGTGAGAGGATCGCGAGATCGCCGCTGTCGATCCGGACGGCCGCCACCGGGGCGTCGAGCGTCGCGGCGTTGCGGACGCCTTCGAGCGTGTCGTAGGTGTCGACCAAGAGCGTCGTCGACGTCGGAAACGCGCGGGCGTAGGCGGCGAACGCCTCGCTCTCCGTATCGAACGACTGGACCCAGGAATGGGCCATCGTGCCGACGCACGGGATGTTCAGCCGCCGGGCGGCTTCGACGTGGCTCGTCGCCTCGAAGCCGGCCAGGTACGCCGCACGGGCCGCCAGCAGTCCGGCCTGCGGACCGTGCGCCCGCCGCGCGCCGAACTCGAACAGCGACCGGCCCTCGGCGGCGACGACCATCCGCGCCGCCTTCGACGCCACGAGCGTCGGATAGCCGAGCGACGCCAGCAAGAACGTCTCGACCCACTGCGCCTGGAGCAACGGGGCCGACACCCGGACCAGCGTCTCGCCCGGGAACACGACGGTCCCCTCGGGCGCCGCCCAGACGTCGCCTTTGAATCGAAGCTCGCGGAGCATCTCGAAGAACGAAGCCGGCCGCTCACGGAACGCGGGCCACGCGCGGATCGCCTCGATCTGCTCGGCCGAGAAGGCCAATCGCATCAGGTCGCCGACCGCCTGCTCCAGCCCGGCGAACACCAGGTACGAGCGATTCGGCGGCATCCGGCGCACGAAGATCTCGAACGTCGCCGGCTCGCCGGCCATGCCGCTCGCGTGGTAGCCGGCCATCATCGTCAGCTCGTACAGGTCGGTGATCGTCCCCAGCGACTCGGAATCGGGCCAGAGCGAGATGGGGGGCTCGGGCGTCATCGTTCGCCTCCACTTCTTCGGGGACGCAACAGCCAGAGCGGTGCCTCGGCATCGGCCGGCCGCGCCCGCCGGGCCGCGCCAGGATCGACGTCCAGCAAGGTCGGCAGGTTGAGGGACGTCGGGTACACGCCGACCTTCTCCCAGCGCTCAAGAAGTCGCGTGGACGTCGTCGCGAGATCGCCCGACTGACCGAGCTGAGCCAGGTCCACAAGAGCCCACGCGCCGTCGCGGGTTTCGCGCAGCAATCCATCAAGATCGGGCTCGATTCGAGCCTCCGCCCTGCCCCCTATATAGAAGGTTACCGGCGGCCGGACGAGGAGCCGCAGCTTTGGATTCTCCCTGGGCGAATCCCCAAGCGCCCGGGCGACGGCGTTCCGGAGCGAATCGGTCGGGGCCAGCAAGCCCATGCCCCGCTCGGCCAGGCTCGGCGTCCGCATCAGCACAAGCCCCTGAACCAGGGCCGCCAGCCCGCACGCGATCAGGACGCCGGAACGGAATCCGAAGCGTCCCATCGACTCGCCCTGAGGCGCGATCAGTCCGGCGATCGCGCCCGCTCCAGCGATCCAGCCCAGCGACTGGATCGGCAGCCAGAGCCGGGCGTAAGGATGATAGAACGGGGTCAGGATCGACAGTCCCAGCCAGGCGACGCCCAGAAGCCTCCGCCCGGGCGAGGCGTCGCGGCCCGGGAACACCAGCCAGCCGAGCCCGAGCCACCATAGGAAAGTCGGGGCGACGACGGCCACCGTCAGCATGGCGATGAAGACCAGACCGCGCCACGATCGCGTCCACGCTCTGGCATCAGGCCGCGCGAGGATCGCGCCGGCGATCGCCGGCAGCCAGGCCGCGAGGTTCCAGCCCCAGCCGCCCGAGAGCGCGCTCGCCTGTTCGAGCTGAAGCCGCCAGTGCCCGAACCACGAATCGAGCGAGCCGACGTATCCGCCATGGTGGGCCAGGAGCCCTCGATAGCCGCCGTGGTTCTCGACGAACGCGAACCAGGGGGCGTAGACCAGAGCGGAAGTCGCCGCCGCCAGCACGCCGAAGCCCCAGACCCGGCGCTGATAATCGGCCCCCCGACGCGACGGGTCGCAGACCGCGATCGCGACGGCCGAGAGCGGCACGACGGCGCCGAGGGTCCAACCGCTGTACTTGAACAGTTGAGCCGCGCCAACGGCCACGCCCAGCGCGACGCCCGACGCCGCGCCAGGACGCTCCAGAAACCGCTGGGCGATGATCAACCCGACGAGCCAGACGAGCAAGAACGAGGCGTCAGTAAGCGCCATCCGGGAGAACGCCACGTGGAACCCGGAGAGGGCAGCCAGGGCCGCGGCCGGCGCGCCGGCCCCTGCCCCGAACGTCCGGCGGGCGAGCCAGGCCGATGCGGGCACGGCCAGCGCGCC contains:
- the deoC gene encoding deoxyribose-phosphate aldolase → MAAELTYERIAKRIDHSLLGPTLTESELEEGCRIAAEYDVASVCIKPFAVSLATRLLSGTNVEVGTTIGFPHGGHATSVKVFESQQAIDDGATELDMVVNIGQVLGGNWSEVASDIGAVVKAAHGRGAIVKVIFENCYLNDEQKIQLCRICGEVGADYVKTSTGYGTGGATHEDLILMRKSSPPQVKLKAAGGVRTLDQAIAVVDLGCDRFGASKTAEILDELKGRLKSKS
- a CDS encoding nicotinate phosphoribosyltransferase, with translation MTPEPPISLWPDSESLGTITDLYELTMMAGYHASGMAGEPATFEIFVRRMPPNRSYLVFAGLEQAVGDLMRLAFSAEQIEAIRAWPAFRERPASFFEMLRELRFKGDVWAAPEGTVVFPGETLVRVSAPLLQAQWVETFLLASLGYPTLVASKAARMVVAAEGRSLFEFGARRAHGPQAGLLAARAAYLAGFEATSHVEAARRLNIPCVGTMAHSWVQSFDTESEAFAAYARAFPTSTTLLVDTYDTLEGVRNAATLDAPVAAVRIDSGDLAILSRQARAILDAHGRRDVKILGSGDVDENQLAALVAAGAPIDGYGIGTELVTSRDGPALSMVYKLVELEGRGRYKLAPGKKTYPMAKQVYRRRDAAGRFVGDLVARADEPPPADGEALLVPVLRQGRLVDPPPSLEAIRERCKAQITALPEALRKLDSDVAYPVAYSDALEADAARIMDR
- a CDS encoding ParA family protein, which gives rise to MAKIISVANQKGGVGKTTTAINIAAGLAKSGRTALVIDVDPQCNATSGLGVEPAQRHPLLAGKPLSETVAETSQPNLFVLPGSQSLADADALSASNRQRASTLRQQLTGELSRFDYVFLDCPPSLGQLTRAALGASAELYIPIQCEYFAMEGLSQIIELARQTKARDNHRLEIGGIVLTMYDPALDLANEVVGEVRQYFDETVFESLIPRDVHISEAPSHGRSVLDYAPRARGARAYTELVMEVIDRE
- a CDS encoding ArnT family glycosyltransferase; the protein is MTRKAPLTLSPSIRREVAFVAVATVIGALVRIWALGRLGLVHFDEGVYAISGLWAIGPGGLAGLDPVIFPYAPPGFPILVGLAYKVFGASDVAAILVSVTTGALAVPASAWLARRTFGAGAGAPAAALAALSGFHVAFSRMALTDASFLLVWLVGLIIAQRFLERPGAASGVALGVAVGAAQLFKYSGWTLGAVVPLSAVAIAVCDPSRRGADYQRRVWGFGVLAAATSALVYAPWFAFVENHGGYRGLLAHHGGYVGSLDSWFGHWRLQLEQASALSGGWGWNLAAWLPAIAGAILARPDARAWTRSWRGLVFIAMLTVAVVAPTFLWWLGLGWLVFPGRDASPGRRLLGVAWLGLSILTPFYHPYARLWLPIQSLGWIAGAGAIAGLIAPQGESMGRFGFRSGVLIACGLAALVQGLVLMRTPSLAERGMGLLAPTDSLRNAVARALGDSPRENPKLRLLVRPPVTFYIGGRAEARIEPDLDGLLRETRDGAWALVDLAQLGQSGDLATTSTRLLERWEKVGVYPTSLNLPTLLDVDPGAARRARPADAEAPLWLLRPRRSGGER
- the rpiA gene encoding ribose-5-phosphate isomerase RpiA, with translation MSEEFDSAKARAARSAAELVESGMTVGLGTGTTASLMLRRLGERIRDEGLTFVAVPTSLATAELARELGVELRDIDDVPALDLNIDGADEIDSEFRMIKGRGGALLREKIVACVAKRRVTVVTDDKQVDRLGVGASVPVEVSRMGAKHIERRLQRLGSETELRRNADGLSFVTDGGNLIIDCRFPGIDDPADLDSRLKSVVGVFETGLFIGLCDVLIIGKDDGVERIETHARRSPGCG
- a CDS encoding ParB/RepB/Spo0J family partition protein, producing MNKRRLGRGLEALLGREEGGFEPGSLEESELIHAPVDQIDPNPYQPRRHFPAAEIASLADSIRQHGMIQPILVRAVGDRYQLIAGERRLRASIEAQLHAIPARVMELDDQRVFELAMVENLQREDLNAVDKATAFREYLSRYGGTQEELAGRLGLDRSTVSNLIRLLELPDEILLAVRDSEITQGHARALLGLPDAETQIVACRRVIAERLSVRQTEALVATGVPTPSRTRVRKDPAHANAVRAPHITELEQQLHQRFGTAVLIRSRTPEKGQIIIDYNTQEEFDRVSSLIRGG